The proteins below are encoded in one region of Bacteroides uniformis:
- a CDS encoding FKBP-type peptidyl-prolyl cis-trans isomerase, which produces MSRKEEYKLQNEQFLEQLRTAEGIKELPCGILYRVLEEGRDGPTPRLNSVVSVHYKGTLINGREFDNSWKRKCPEAFRLNEVIEGWQIALLRMHPGSRWIVYIPYTMGYGTRTSGPIPAYSTLIFEVELLNIS; this is translated from the coding sequence ATGAGTAGAAAAGAAGAATATAAATTGCAGAACGAACAGTTTCTGGAGCAGTTGCGTACGGCAGAAGGAATCAAGGAATTGCCTTGCGGCATACTTTATCGGGTATTGGAGGAAGGCAGAGACGGTCCGACACCACGTCTCAACAGTGTAGTATCTGTGCATTATAAAGGCACTCTTATCAATGGGCGTGAGTTCGATAATTCGTGGAAACGGAAGTGTCCGGAGGCTTTTCGTCTGAATGAAGTGATTGAGGGCTGGCAGATTGCCTTGCTACGAATGCATCCCGGAAGTCGTTGGATTGTATATATCCCTTACACCATGGGATACGGTACACGTACCAGTGGACCCATTCCGGCGTATTCCACACTGATATTTGAAGTGGAATTACTAAATATCTCGTGA